Proteins encoded together in one Electrophorus electricus isolate fEleEle1 chromosome 9, fEleEle1.pri, whole genome shotgun sequence window:
- the LOC113583886 gene encoding tripartite motif-containing protein 2-like → MEVLETSPCGGQGEEGHGGPHPTNTSTAGRLLSCPSHEGNVMEFYCLPCEMAVCKECTGGEHSQHTTVPLRNKLEQHRLSLQEQLNAVKNRLPEIDSALQVLSETLQQMANQKSSIEQDIHTTFTELQQTLDMRKKVLLMELEVNYGLKQKVLQAQLSSLLQGRESMHDGCTLAERALLRGSGAELLLTSRQLGERLDELAGHYLPLQPEENAQLAFIAETEAVRASIRTLGAVNISVSSVGQTGTPLGEGVQGCVVGRPARMTVTVKEHEPDAAVGRKVKTLGPANVRQRAVKRPGSKYSSGRRKENPIEDDLVFRIGTKGRNKGEFTNLQGVAASNLGKVLIADSNNQCVQIFSNDGQFRNRFGVRGRSPGQLQRPTGVAEHPNGDIIIADYDNKWVSIFSSDGKFKTKIGSGKLMGPKGVSINRNGHVVVVDNKACCVFIFQPNGKLVTKFGSRGNGDKQFAGPHFAAVNQNNEIIITDFHNHSVKVFNSEGEFLLKFGSNGEGNGQFNAPTGVAVDVNGNIIVADWGNSRIQVFDGSGSFLSYINTSADPLYGPQGLALTSDGHVVVADSGNHCFKVYRYLQ, encoded by the exons ATGGAGGTGCTGGAGACGAGCCCGTGCGGAGGTCAGGGAGAAGAGGGGCACGGCGGGCCGCACCCGACCAACACCTCCACTGCGGGACGGCTGCTCTCCTGCCCCAGTCACGAAGGCAAT gTGATGGAGTTCTATTGCTTGCCGTGTGAGATGGCAGTATGCAAGGAGTGCACGGGTGGTGAGCACTCTCAGCACACCACCGTGCCCCTCAGGAACAAGCTGGAGCAGCACAGGCTCTCCCTGCAGGAGCAGCTGAACGCCGTCAAAAACAG GCTTCCGGAGATTGATTCTGCCCTACAGGTGCTGTCCGAGACCCTGCAGCAGATGGCCAATCAGAAGAGCTCGATCGAGCAGGACATCCACACCACCTTCACGGAGCTGCAGCAGACACTCGACATGCGCAAGAAAGTTCTGCTCATGGAACTGGAGGTCAACTACGGGCTGAAACAGAAA GTGCTGCAAGCGCAGTTGTCCTCCCTGCTGCAAGGCCGTGAAAGCATGCATGATGGCTGCACCCTGGCCGAGCGGGCGCTGCTCCGTGGCTCGGGCGCCGAGCTGCTGCTGACGTCCAGGCAGCTGGGCGAGCGCCTGGATGAGCTGGCCGGCCACTACCTACCGCTGCAGCCCGAGGAAAATGCACAGCTAGCTTTCATCGCTGAGACGGAGGCCGTGCGTGCCTCCATCCGCACACTGGGTGCCGTGAACATCAGCGTCTCCTCCGTTGGCCAGACGGGGACGCCCTTGGGCGAGGGCGTACAGGGCTGCGTGGTCGGGCGTCCAGCCCGCATGACCGTCACAGTCAAGGAGCATGAGCCTGACGCCGCTGTGGGGAGGAAGGTCAAGACCCTGGGCCCCGCAAATGTTAGGCAGCGCGCCGTTAAGCGGCCCGGAAGCAAGTACAGCTCAGGGAGGAGGAAGGAAAACCCCATTGAGGACGACCTCGTATTCCGGATCG GTACTAAAGGAAGAAATAAGGGAGAATTCACCAATCTGCAGGGTGTGGCTGCCTCCAACCTTGGCAAGGTCTTAATAGCAGACAGTAACAATCAGTGTGTTCAG ATATTTTCCAATGACGGGCAGTTTAGGAATCGCTTCGGAGTACGGGGCCGGTCACCAGGGCAACTCCAGCGGCCCACTGGCGTCGCCGAGCACCCCAACGGTGACATCATCATCGCAGACTATGACAATAAATGGGTCAGCATCTTCTCCAGTGATGGCAAATTTAAG ACAAAGATTGGCTCGGGGAAGCTGATGGGTCCCAAGGGTGTGTCCATCAACAGAAACGGCCATGTCGTCGTGGTAGACAACAAGGCCTGCTGCGTCTTCATCTTCCAGCCAAACGGCAAGCTCGTCACCAAGTTCGGCAGCCGCGGCAATGGCGACAAACAGTTCGCAG GTCCTCATTTTGCAGCAGTTAACCAGAATAATGAAATCATCATAACCGATTTCCACAATCATTCTGTGAAG GTTTTTAACTCGGAGGGAGAGTTCCTGCTAAAATTTGGGTCTAATGGCGAGGGGAACGGCCAGTTTAACGCGCCTACCGGAGTCGCCGTGGATGTTAATGGCAACATCATAGTAGCTGACTGGGGCAACAGCCGAATACAG
- the fgg gene encoding fibrinogen gamma chain: MTAFSHAVAYILFLCTLASAQPRGDYSISQDSCSPSDGFGQYCPTTCGVTDYLYRYKPGVVRDLNEMEELLLEIANLTRGAQDKVFYLRDTEKQAQKASPDLYIRKSSSMLDDVLRFEKSILTQEEQIYELQSILAANEKRITDLRQMSLQLDAKCKMPCKDTVEIQTITGKDCQDIANKGGKVSGLYYVQPARAPTPFLVYCEIDKFGRGWTVLQRRRDGSVDFNRKWVPYKEGFGYLSPDDSTEFWLGNEKIHLLSVQSTVPYVLRMEMVDWEGTKRYADYAMFKLAPEADQYRLTYAYYFGGEAGDAFDGFDFGDDPSDKFYTAHNGMQFSTADRDNDKYQGNCAKQDGSGWWMNRCHAAHLNGKYYTGGKYTAKDAGPNGFDNGIIWATWHSRWYSLKQTTMKIIPINRIQTGGQQGGLDSFDKGI; the protein is encoded by the exons ATGACTGCTTTCTCACATGCAGTTGCCTacattctgtttctgtgcacGTTAGCCTCAGCA CAACCAAGAGGAGATTACTCCATATCCCAAGATTCATGTTCTCCATCTGATGGCTTT GGACAGTACTGTCCCACCACATGCGGAGTGACAGATTATCTATACCGCTACAAGCCGGGGGTTGTGAGGGACCTGAACGAAATGGAAGAACTCCTGCTGGAAATCGCAAACCTCACCAGAGGAGCCCAGGACAAAGTGTTTTacctgagagacacagagaaacaggctCAGAAGGCCTCTCCAG ATCTGTACATCCGGAAATCTTCAAGTATGCTGGATGATGTGCTTCGCTTTGAGAAAAGCATACTAACTCAGGAGGAGCAAATATA TGAATTGCAGTCCATTCTGGCTGCCAACGAGAAGCGCATAACAGACTTGAGGCAGATGTCACTGCAGCTTGATGCCAAGTGCAAGATGCCATGCAAGGACACAGTGGAGATCCAGACCATCACAGGCAAAG ACTGCCAGGATATTGCAAATAAGGGTGGCAAAGTCAGTGGTCTGTACTACGTTCAGCCTGCAAGAGCACCCACCCCCTTCCTTGTCTATTGTGAAATAGACAAATTTGGCCGTGGATGGACAGTACTGCAGAGG AGACGTGACGGGAGTGTTGATTTCAACAGAAAGTGGGTTCCGTATAAAGAAGGCTTTGGTTATCTCTCACCTGATGATTCCACTGAATTCTGGCTAGGCAATGAGAAGATCCACCTGCTGTCAGTCCAGTCCACGGTACCCTACGTGCTCCGAATGGAGATGGTGGACTGGGAAGGCACCAAAAG ataCGCTGACTACGCCATGTTCAAATTAGCCCCAGAGGCAGACCAGTATCGTTTGACATATGCATATTATTTTGGTGGAGAGGCCGGTGACGCCTTTGACGGGTTTGACTTCGGAGATGACCCAAGTGACAAATTCTACACAGCTCACAATGGCATGCAGTTCAGCACAGCTGACAGAGACAATGACAAGTACCAAGGAAACTGTGCCAAGCAGGATGGCTCAGGCTGGTGGATGAATCGTTGCCATGCTGCCCACTTAAACGGAAAATATTACACGG GTGGTAAGTACACCGCAAAGGATGCAGGCCCGAATGGTTTCGACAATGGCATCATCTGGGCCACATGGCACAGTCGCTGGTACTCCTTGAAGCAGACGACCATGAAGATCATTCCTATCAACCGGATCCAAACTGGTGGCCAACAGGGTGGCCTCGATAGCTTTGACAAAGGAATCTAG